In the genome of Apostichopus japonicus isolate 1M-3 chromosome 15, ASM3797524v1, whole genome shotgun sequence, one region contains:
- the LOC139981539 gene encoding uncharacterized protein, protein MKMEPENRPNKTSIIIGEEANHGSRRPEAKPEVIPPEPLLPASITSPYVRPKLHTRKASTAGKPRSWKNTGDVKKAEDIIKHERQGNKSVTCSDRRKGFHIHRSGEVGTRKSRHHDCLKPKEILPPLQRFAILERSALCKVDSKKHVGPVARRSGGDQRHESRSFAVDTSKISERIISGCRKFQDSSKETRNVKVSISYPPSEVKTSKKVEAFRLRPLSFKVTSTAKGISTWLSTKSGTHLESKSNHLGNNADRSQSAKANQQNVSSSSSRTKPEIEKDFPDKEKRVPSISSSSSLTSNCEIKGEKAVVYKRASQKNDSTATLPDDYVVPCQVLIPIPGNKSPCSTLEELGKRNAILLASSARRPKFCSYLVDSLLQESESKSDSSSQKSTGLGNPVLQEHQDIGWVDEATLSQVTGKRTVMDKPGATSNGALREEQGVHPVDALEMADRETINAAQSVASGNVPVEMTKEAESSKDPVDQTLGSVIRSVAIAIKGGISKEGENLEELSEASFSLHEKTSLETNCMQKEQNRCYQCPRGVEDYDVVDEDCHDTDTIDSYLRLSFQDGETVKIHDKSVDKSVDIPQSADHPNKGTESSNPAEESFVLSSSNCFVRDLSAISTDHDKVDNRALNGSLYEEGYLSATKDDLLVSKNSQFDDLKLTDTEVSNTDKNSLSLISSPCKVCNDVPGITTEINYLFNRGRNDQNVQGEDILSANNEERPACKEISRSVELTLNGTDASKFDNYSLELSSVSDEVSGTTSERIKVDNGVQMYSIPKGDIFPTVNKEDQHTLDDKRSANNVQDGNRGPIDLSKVGSTKNELKCGTKEIVDKVIREEHNIGSEDDHDNSALKCVNDKEESRRPDKDSHNSIEMKKKSVNRENLAKEIDLHAHDGTEDSLAVKEKPFTQDVHDNNTQTGQMYREEKGKIDEEDIDCGEKVKEVYKRDNSLACTKKENDSVSFRDERKTSNESRHQSQWPTKSSVNGDPNTSIKDVSTLNQHNPLVMVKKATTSLITREVPEKEVQSNHGFHRDLTNDDTSQEDLGGEDDSKQIIFSHSKVEHESPVRLPVIQEETISRSSHVENKSTTGSVNCFRNDSTNDVYTESMAVDHSRGNVVNLHQLRDGCEFGTPGRNVSVEAFDRAYQNVCVAKMMGHLIHKKAVSIIDRLYLSMENVAYSGNMTDEFYITFLNSVEAQNLEQETEHFVEGLNKVFLNLHRIWTAEDAFIQSCEDMVHETVPSMTGKEYGGDDDVAKTEADVNVKGIGP, encoded by the exons ATGAAAATGGAACCTGAG AACCGGCCTAACAAAACGTCAATTATTATCGGCGAAGAAGCTAACCATGGATCCCGTAGACCTGAAGCAAAGCCAGAAGTCATTCCGCCAGAACCGCTTCTTCCCGCATCGATCACCTCTCCATATGTTCGACCTAAGTTACACACGAGAAAG GCTTCAACAGCTGGTAAACCTAGATCGTGGAAAAACACGGGAGACGTTAAGAAAGCTGAAGATATCATTAAACACGAAAGACAAGGAAATAAATCTGTTACATGTTCCGATCGTCGAAAAGGTTTCCATATTCATCGGTCTGGAGAAGTCGGCACTAGAAAGTCGCGCCATCATGATTGCCTGAAACCTAAGGAGATATTACCTCCATTGCAACGTTTCGCAATTTTAGAACGCTCGGCACTATGTAAAGTAGACAGCAAGAAACATGTTGGACCAGTTGCACGACGAAGTGGAGGAGACCAACGACATGAATCTAGATCATTTGCCGTCGATACGAGTAAAATTTCAGAAAGAATCATTTCAGGTTGTCGGAAATTTCAAGATTCATCAAAGGAAACAAGAAATGTTAAAGTATCGATAAGCTACCCGCCATCAGAAGTGAAAACAAGTAAAAAGGTTGAAGCTTTTAGGTTAAGGCCGCTTTCTTTCAAAGTTACATCAACAGCTAAAGGAATTTCAACGTGGCTTTCTACGAAAAGTGGGACACATCTTGAAAGTAAATCCAATCATCTCGGTAACAATGCAGACCGTAGTCAATCTGCCAAAGCAAATCAGCAAAATGTTAGTTCATCGTCGTCTCGCACCAAGCCAGAAATTGAGAAAGATTTTCCCGATAAAGAAAAAAGAGTTCCTTCAATATCGAGTTCAAGTAGTCTTACGTCGAATTGTGAAATTAAAGGAGAAaaggctgttgtttacaagaGAGCAAGTCAAAAGAATGATTCCACTGCCACATTACCAGACGATTACGTCGTCCCGTGTCAAGTACTTATTCCCATACCAGGTAATAAAAGTCCATGTTCTACACTGGAAGAGCTTGGTAAACGTAACGCTATTCTGCTAGCCAGTTCCGCAAGAAGACCCAAGTTTTGTAGTTACCTGGTGGATTCACTGCTTCAGGAGTCCGAATCAAAATCTGACTCTAGTTCTCAAAAATCCACGGGCCTCGGTAATCCGGTACTTCAAGAGCACCAAGACATTGGATGGGTTGACGAAGCAACCCTATCTCAAGTTACTGGGAAAAGAACCGTAATGGACAAACCTGGTGCGACATCTAACGGTGCTTTACGAGAGGAACAAGGCGTTCACCCCGTCGATGCTCTTGAAATGGCTGATAGAGAAACAATAAATGCTGCACAGTCGGTAGCTTCAGGAAATGTTCCGGTTGAAATGACAAAGGAAGCAGAAAGTTCGAAAGATCCTGTAGATCAAACCTTGGGTTCAGTGATTCGTTCGGTTGCGATTGCAATTAAAGGAGGAATTTCAAAAGAGGGTGAAAACCTGGAAGAGCTTTCAGAAGCAAGCTTTAGTCTTCATGAAAAGACCTCTTTGGAAACTAATTGCATGCAGAAGGAACAAAACAGATGTTACCAATGTCCCCGTGGTGTTGAGGATTATGATGTAGTTGATGAAGACTGTCATGACACCGATACGATAGATTCTTATTTGCGTCTTTCATTCCAAGATGGAGAAACGGTCAAGATTCATGATAAGTCGGTTGATAAATCAGTGGATATACCACAATCTGCTGACCATCCGAACAAAGGCACTGAATCATCTAACCCTGCTGAAGAGTCGTTTGTCCTTTCATCGAGTAACTGTTTCGTGAGAGATTTATCCGCAATCAGCACCGACCATGACAAAGTTGATAACAGAGCGCTCAACGGAAGTCTGTATGAAGAGGGTTACCTCTCAGCAACCAAAGACGATCTCCTTGTAAGTAAGAACTCCCAATTTGATGATCTTAAGCTTACAGATACTGAAGTAAGCAACACTGATAAAAATTCTTTATCCCTTATCAGTAGTCCCTGTAAAGTTTGTAATGATGTCCCTGGAATAACCACCGAAATTAATTACCTTTTTAACAGAGGACGTAACGATCAAAATGTGCAGGGAGAGGACATTCTTTCTGCTAACAATGAAGAAAGACCTGCCTGCAAAGAGATCTCTCGATCTGTTGAACTTACACTCAACGGCACTGATGCTTCTAAGTTTGATAACTATTCGTTAGAACTTTCTTCTGTGTCAGACGAAGTTTCTGGAACTACCTCAGAACGCATTAAGGTTGATAACGGAGTGCAAATGTATAGTATTCCAAAGGGCGATATATTTCCTACAGTTAATAAAGAAGACCAACATACTTTGGATGATAAGAGATCTGCAAACAATGTTCAGGATGGAAACAGGGGACCTATTGACTTAAGCAAAGTGGGGTCTACTAAAAATGAACTTAAATGTGGAACTAAGGAGATCGTTGACAAAGTCATTCGAGAGGAACACAATATCGGGTCCGAAGATGATCATGATAACTCAGCGTTGAAATGTGTCAATGATAAAGAAGAAAGTAGAAGGCCAGATAAAGATTCTCACAACAGcatagaaatgaaaaagaaatctGTAAACAGAGAAAATCTGGCAAAGGAAATCGACTTACATGCACATGACGGAACAGAGGACTCGTTGGCCGTAAAAGAGAAACCTTTTACACAGGACGTACATGATAACAATACGCAGACTGGCCAGATGTACCGAGAAGAGAAAGGAAAGATTGACGAAGAAGACATTGACTGCGGAGAGAAAGTGAAAGAAGTCTACAAAAGGGATAACTCTTTGGCCTGTaccaagaaagaaaatgatagcGTGTCATTTCGGGACGAGCGCAAAACCAGTAACGAATCACGGCATCAATCTCAATGGCCCACCAAAAGTTCTGTCAACGGTGATCCCAATACCAGCATTAAAGATGTATCAACACTAAACCAACATAATCCCTTAGTGATGGTCAAGAAAGCGACAACTTCACTTATCACACGTGAAGTACCCGAGAAGGAAGTGCAAAGTAACCATGGCTTTCATAGGGATTTAACCAATGATGATACAAGTCAGGAAGATTTAGGAGGTGAAGATGATTCGAAACAAATTATTTTCTCGCACAGCAAAGTGGAACATGAAAGTCCCGTAAGGCTGCCAGTTATCCAAGAGGAAACCATCTCTAGGTCATCACATGTAGAGAACAAGAGTACAACAGGATCCGTGAACTGTTTCCGGAATGATAGTACTAATGATGTCTATACGGAATCGATGGCCGTGGACCATTCTCGGGGAAATGTCGTAAACCTGCATCAACTTAGGGACGGGTGTGAGTTTGGAACGCCAGGACGAAATGTATCTGTCGAAGCATTCGATCGAGCTTACCAGAATGTTTGTGTGGCTAAAATGATGGGTCATTTGATTCATAAGAAGGCAGTATCTATAATTGATCGCCTGTATTTGAGCATGGAAAATGTTGCTTATTCGGGAAACATGACGGATGAATTTTACATCACATTCTTGAATTCTGTTGAAGCACAAAATCTCGAACAAGAGACAGAGCATTTCGTCGAAGGTTTAAATAAAGTTTTCCTTAATCTTCACCGTATATGGACGGCCGAGGATGCGTTCATTCAATCCTGTGAGGATATGGTACATGAAACAGTGCCTTCTATGACAGGAAAAGAATACGGAGGTGATGATGACGTCGCAAAAACCGAGGCTGACGTTAACGTTAAAGGAATAGGGCCGTGA